The sequence below is a genomic window from Uranotaenia lowii strain MFRU-FL chromosome 2, ASM2978415v1, whole genome shotgun sequence.
GAAAATGATTCTGAACACACCATTATTCGATAGTATCAAACAAATTATTGACGACCGGAAGTTTCATATCTATTGCTAGAGGAGTATGTTTTTTCCCGCtgctttcagactgggtaaatgaggttaatttatcgaaaatttttgctCCACCAACAATTTGTACATCCTGAACCACTCTTTACCCACACGAATTGACCCCTCAACTGGAAATACCTCTGCCCTGGACTTAAGCTTAGTGTCCTGGAACCTTAGCCCAAAACTCTCCTGAACAGTTCTGGAAGACAATCACGGCAGTGACCACATTCCAATCATTGTATCATTCGAGCACTCTACCCCTACAGTAGCCACAAGACCTCGGTGGAAATACGAGGACGCCGACTGGGTCGGTACCAATTTGAAATCGAGCTAGCTTTGAAAAGTAATTTAAGCCACACATATGATTCCTTCACTAGACTACTCTTCAACACAGCCTCTTTGTACGTTGGTGAGGCCCAGAAGTTCGAGACTCCATCAAGCTTCGCCGTAAAAAAACTCCGAGCACTACCTCGCCTTCCTAATGACCACCCCCAAAAGCTTCTTGCTCTTGGAGAGTACAAAGCTGCACGATCTGTCGCTAAAGCTGTTGTTAGAACCGCTAAAAGAAATAGTTGGAGGGACTTTGTGGAAGAAATCAATCCTGAAACTCCATCCGCCAAAGTTTGGGATAAAATCAAACGCTTGAGTGGCTCCAATCGCTCCAGCCGTTTCCATCTGTTGTTGGGCCAACAATACTCTAACGACTCTGCATTTgtcatttgttatttgtttatttcatcaacagatcacatattgatccaaatgataggttAAAAATTGAAGACAAACTACAATTACACGGAATTTACCCTATACTATACTTAAAGCACTAAGGATTCTTCTACGGAATAATTCCCTCGAAAcgccaaaatcaaaatgatcggaGAAGCGGTTAAACGTCCTTATTGCACCAATTAGCGCTGTATTAGCTCCGTAGTTATTCTGTCGGAGAGGAGCAAAGAGCTGAAGATTACGATTCCTCAAGCCTCGGGATCGCACGCTGAGTTGGAGTGCTTCTAGCAGTGCAGGGCAGTCGGTTCTAGACGAAAGCAGATCGGCAACAATAGGGCCCGTGTTGCGGTCCGGCGGgcctgcagcgtgtcgatgtcgataaggcggcagcggctttcgtagctggggaGTCGGAatgggtcttgccagttcaggttccGGAGAAAGAAACGCAAAAAACGCTTCTGGATGGCATCGATACACTCCGAGCCATTGTAACATATAAGATTATACTTGGTTTATTTTGTCTTCAATAAACCAATTCGGATAAATAACATGtcatcaaacaaaataattgtcaCCGAATGAGAAAAACTTCGAAGGATTTTGCTCCGTGTATACAAAAAGTGTGAACCGACCTGAAGAAAACTGAAACCGTACTGTTGTCATCCGCAAGAAAACTGGGCAAGGAAGAAAAAGCATCAAGAAAACACCAGCACCGGCTCAACTTCACGCACTTCCGTGGGATTGTCATTCGACAAAAGAAAAAGTGCGGGATAGATGCAGTGTGCCTCGTTGTCGCGATTTCGGAAACCAAAGCCCCTGAATCTACCTAAACGGGAAACGCACCAAATAGAGAGAAGGTAAGCGATCAAAATAGAGTGAATTTAGCACTGATTGCAAACATCCAATTTGCCACAGAACTCGTCCTAACGACTCCTTCTCTGCCTTTTCTTCTCGTGTCAGGAGCGGAGGAAGAAAGCCGAGAACGGCTGTTTGCCGAATCGTGCTGCTGTTCCGTGACGAAAACAACCTGCGAAGGTTTCCCAAGCCGTTGGAAAGACGGTCACAAAGAGTTTGGCTACTTTGGGAACCCGCAGAGGTGAGTTTACGGCACCAATTTGCATTCgagcaaattttattaaaaaacttttccccACACTCAATAGTTGGAGACGAAAGCACGGAAAATAACCAACAAACGAGCACCCGGAGAAGAGGAAAAGTGCCAAGTAATCCCGGCAACTGAACCGGCAAACGGAAGGGAAAAAGTTCCCGAGAGCCCCTTCACAAAAGGGTGAGAAATTAAACAACAGACAAAATATGTTGTGCTAAATTGCTGACGTTGTTGGTGCCGCAGGGCTCTCTTTTTCCCCTTCTTTTCTTCCTCTTTTTCTCCCAGGAGTTGGTCAACGGTGTGCGAGCGGACAACAGTACGCGTGCGGAAACAAGCGGGAACCGAAGAGCATCAGAAAGCAGTTCGACAGTGGTCGATGGTCATCAAGGAATCGCAGGACTTCCGG
It includes:
- the LOC129749125 gene encoding uncharacterized protein LOC129749125 isoform X2 — encoded protein: MQCASLSRFRKPKPLNLPKRETHQIERRSGGRKPRTAVCRIVLLFRDENNLRRFPKPLERRSQRVWLLWEPAELETKARKITNKRAPGEEEKCQVIPATEPANGREKVPESPFTKGALFFPFFSSSFSPRSWSTVCERTTVRVRKQAGTEEHQKAVRQWSMVIKESQDFRRSRNSSLQGTRRRFDSGRGVRGNRKQIPEESGLHGGEFHQKSARQWSRVSEERFVVFRNNPGRSCTESKPTAAGGERFGLDAGQRIVVDRRRQSTATASMLSGHPNANCCCVRHPSDFCDFWVNDDRPIDRHSWDESSPEHPVKCT
- the LOC129749125 gene encoding uncharacterized protein LOC129749125 isoform X1, which translates into the protein MQCASLSRFRKPKPLNLPKRETHQIERRTRPNDSFSAFSSRVRSGGRKPRTAVCRIVLLFRDENNLRRFPKPLERRSQRVWLLWEPAELETKARKITNKRAPGEEEKCQVIPATEPANGREKVPESPFTKGALFFPFFSSSFSPRSWSTVCERTTVRVRKQAGTEEHQKAVRQWSMVIKESQDFRRSRNSSLQGTRRRFDSGRGVRGNRKQIPEESGLHGGEFHQKSARQWSRVSEERFVVFRNNPGRSCTESKPTAAGGERFGLDAGQRIVVDRRRQSTATASMLSGHPNANCCCVRHPSDFCDFWVNDDRPIDRHSWDESSPEHPVKCT